Proteins found in one Colletes latitarsis isolate SP2378_abdomen chromosome 8, iyColLati1, whole genome shotgun sequence genomic segment:
- the LOC143345182 gene encoding U-scoloptoxin(01)-Er1a: MIRQSYPIVLLVGVFAIVWALPQQSKSRRPVPEFKNKTGGLELPNNATLIRENIVDNFSCQDRIYGYYADMENDCQVFHVCMPQARGSTRWSFICPAETVFNQATFVCTLTENSIPCEESESFYNLNEAIGKEVEEEESDMEHATKESNAVEPISSKPPIRNSRILNRNKSSRASS, translated from the exons ATGATTCGACAATCGTACCCGATCGTGTTGTTAGTCggcgtatttgccatcgtttgGGCTCTTCCTCAGCAATCCAAGTCCAGAAGACCCGTTCCAGAATTCAAG AACAAAACCGGCGGCTTGGAACTGCCGAACAACGCGACGCTCATCCGGGAGAACATCGTGGACAATTTCTCGTGCCAGGACAGGATCTACGGATACTACGCCGACATGGAGAACGATTGCCAGGTCTTCCACGTCTGCATGCCGCAGGCTAGGGGCTCGACCAGATGGAGCTTCATTTGTCCAGCTGAAACGGTCTTCAATCAg GCCACGTTTGTTTGCACGCTAACGGAAAATTCGATACCTTGCGAGGAGTCGGAGAGCTTTTACAATTTGAACGAGGCGATCGGCAAGGAAGTGGAAGAGGAAGAAAGCGACATGGAACACGCGACGAAGGAATCGAACGCCGTGGAGCCGATTTCGAGCAAACCGCCGATCAGGAACTCGAGGATTTTGAACAGGAACAAGTCGTCGCGAGCCTCGTCGTGA
- the LOC143345180 gene encoding uncharacterized protein LOC143345180, with protein sequence MEDEDFGFRKRGDDVIKNARDAGRSDENSGPPSEKAGEIVGGSESVMTAPLSGATEAGNAVPERPATASSSSPASSVVSNPPNIPNVVEYHLKVKPGQAQRACRLDNSPTSHGNEEMKKDKNPVSSIEKKKDLVSKLCRLSIDNNVFDGSTELPQVFQVKYLGSHDARGLWGIKHTRRPVDNMVAAAKALPTNTMLPLIKLIVSQEGVALLPLEKRKQDPHFAKMYAIETISYGVQDLVYTRVFSMIVVRETENFRRVSPFECHGFVCESKHHARQLTYALATAFEIYSRTVKAQDKMAEMAGNNAKKRFAIDLRSPEEIEADLAADSEA encoded by the exons ATGGAGGACGAAGACTTTGGCTTCAGGAAGAGGGGTGACGACGTCATCAAGAACGCCAGAGACGCAGGGAGGAGCGACGAGAACAGTGGCCCACCATCGGAAAAG gcgGGAGAGATCGTTGGTGGGTCTGAATCGGTGATGACAGCGCCGTTATCCGGGGCGACCGAGGCCGGAAACGCCGTTCCTGAGCGACCAGCGACCGCCTCTTCGTCCTCTCCGGCTTCCTCAGTCGTTTCCAACCCGCCGAACATACCGAACGTGGTCGAGTATCACCTGAAAGTGAAGCCTGGGCAAGCGCAGAGAGCCTGCCGGTTAGATAACAGTCCA ACGAGCCACGGGAACGAGGAAATGAAGAAAGATAAGAATCCTGTGTCTTCCATCGAGAAAAAGAAGGATCTAGTGTCGAAGTTGTGCCGCCTGTCTATCGACAACAATGTCTTCGACGGTTCCACGGAACTGCCTCAGGTGTTTCAG GTGAAATATCTGGGCTCTCATGATGCCAGGGGCCTCTGGGGCATCAAACATACGCGGAGGCCGGTCGATAACATGGTGGCCGCCGCCAAGGCATTACCGACCAACACGATGCTTCCTTTGATCAAGCTGATCGTCTCCCAGGAAGGTGTTGCTTTGCTGCCCCTCGAGAAGAGGAAGCAGGACCCGCACTTCGCCAAGATGTACGCCATCGAGACCATCTCCTACGGCGTTCAGGACCTCGTCTACACCAGGGTATTCTCCATGATAGTGGTTCGCGAGACGGAAAACTTCCGAAGAGTCTCGCCGTTCGAGTGCCACGGTTTCGTGTGCGAATCGAAACACCACGCGAGACAGCTCACCTACGCCCTGGCCACTGCCTTCGAGATATACTCGAGGACCGTGAAAGCTCAGGATAAGATGGCGGAAATGGCCGGCAACAACGCCAAGAAGAGGTTCGCCATAGATCTCAGGAGTCCCGAGGAAATCGAAGCCGACCTGGCCGCGGACTCCGAAGCCTAG